The genomic interval GTCACTGCCGTAATACCGTTGGCGGAGCCGTTCGGGTTAGCCGGGTAGGTTTCTGTCACCTTGCCGAAGTTATCGACAAAGCGCAGCGCCACCAGGCCTTTGCTCTCCAGCTGAGCCAGATGCGCAGCATCACGTACTTCTACCTGACCTTCACCATGGGAAACGGCGATTGGCATCTGTGAACCGACCATCCCCTGCAGAAGCAGAGACGGGCTTTGGGTCACTTCCACCAGGCTGAAGCGCGCTTCGAAGCGGTCAGACTGGTTGCGCACAAAGCGCGGCCAGGCTTCGCTGCCCGGAATCAGTTCGCGCAGGTTAGACATCATCTGGCAGCCGTTACACACGCCCATCGCCAGGGTCTGCGGACGGTGGAAGAAGGTTTCGAACTCGTCACGCACGCGACTGTTGAACAGGATAGATTTCGCCCAGCCTTCGCCCGCGCCCAGCACGTCGCCGTAGGAGAAGCCGCCGCACGCCACCAGCGCCTGGAAATCTTCCAGACCGGTACGTCCGGCCAGCAGGTCGCTCATGTGGACGTCGATAGCGTCAAAGCCCGCGCGGTGGAAGGCAGCAGCCATCTCAACGTGGGAGTTAACGCCCTGCTCGCGCAGAACCGCCACTTTCGGACGCGCGCCGGTCGCAATGTATGGCGCAGCGATATCGTCGTTGATGTCGAAGGAGAGCTTCACGTTCAGGCCAGGATCCTGGTCATTAGCCTTCGCGTTATGCTCCTGATCGGCACACTCCGGGTTATCACGCAGGCGCTGCATCTGCCAGGTGGTTTCCGCCCACCACATGCGCAGCGTGGTGCGACTTTCGCTGAACACGGCGTGACCGTCGGCTTCAATGACGAAGCGATCGCCCTGAACGGCTTTACCCAGATAGTGCACGCAGTCTGCCAGACCGTGCTTCGCAAGAATCGCTTCAACCGCGTCGCGATCTGCTGCACGCACCTGAATCACGGCACCCAGCTCTTCATTGAACAGCGCCGCCAGACGGTCTTCGCCAAGCGTCGCAATGTTCGCTTCCACGCCGCAGTGGCCGGTGAAGGCCATCTCTGCCAGCGTCACCAGCAGGCCGCCGTCGGAACGGTCGTGGTAGGCCAGCAGCTTACGCTGCGCCACCAGCGCCTGAATCGCGTCGTAGAAGCCTTTCAGCTGCGTCACGTCGCGCACGTCGGCTGGCTTGTCGCCGAGCTGGCGGTAAACCTGCGCCAGCGCCGTGGCACCCAGCGCGTTATGCCCTTTGCCCAGGTCAATCAGCATCAGGGCGTTATCTTCGGTCACGAGCTGTGGCGTTACGGTATGACGCACGTCTTCCACGCGCGCAAACGCGGTAATCACCAGCGACAGCGGAGAGGTCATCTCGCGCTGCTCGCTGCCCTCCTGCCAGCGGGTTTTCATCGACATGGAGTCTTTGCCCACCGGAATGGTCAGGCCGAGAGCAGGACACAGCTCCTCGCCCACCGCTTTCACGGCTTCATACAGGCCAGCATCTTCGCCAGGGTGACCGGCAGCTGCCATCCAGTTGGCGGAAAGCTTGATACGTTTGATATCGCCAATCTGCGTCGCGGCGATGTTGGTCAGCGCTTCACCCACTGCCAGACGGGCAGAGGCCGCGAAGTCCAGCAGCGCCACCGGGGTGCGTTCGCCCAGGGCCATCGCTTCGCCGTAGTAGCTGTCGAGGCTCGCGGTGGTCACGGCGCAGTTAGCGACCGGGATCTGCCACGGGCCGACCATCTGATCGCGCGATACCATACCGGTCACGGTACGGTCGCCGATGGTCACGAGGAAGGTTTTCTCTGCCACAGCAGGCAGGTGCAGCACGCGGTTTACCGCTTCTGCCACGGTGATGCCCTGGCGATCCAGCGCTTTGCCCGCCGCTTTACGGGTCGTTACGTCGCGGGTCATCTTCGGCGTTTTACCGAGCAGAACGTCGAGCGGCAGATCGATCGGCTGGTTGTCAAAGTGTGTGTCGCTTAAGGAAAGGTGCTGCTCTTCGGTCGCTTCACCGATGACGGCATACGGCGCGCGCTCGCGGCGGCACAGCTCGTCAAACAGCGGCAGCTGGTCGGCAGCAACCGCCAGCACGTAGCGCTCCTGGGATTCATTACACCAGATTTCCAGCGGGCTCATGCCCGGCTCATCGCTCAGGATATCGCGCAGGTTGAAACGGCCGCCGCGACCGCCGTCGCTCACCAGCTCCGGCATGGCGTTGGACAAACCGCCCGCGCCCACGTCGTGGATGAAGAGGATCGGGTTGGCATCGCCCAGCTGCCAGCAGCGATCGATCACTTCCTGGCAGCGACGCTCCATCTCAGGGTTATCACGCTGCACGGAGGCGAAGTCGAGATCCGCATCAGACTGGCCGGAGGCCATAGAAGAGGCCGCGCCGCCGCCCAGACCGATATTCATCGCCGGGCCACCGAGCACGATCAGCTTCGCGCCAACGACGATCTCGCCTTTCTGCACGTGATCGGCACGGATGTTGCCGATCCCGCCCGCCAGCATGATCGGTTTGTGGTAGCCGCGCAGCTCTTCGCCGTTGTGGCTGTCCACTTTCTCTTCATAGGTACGGAAGTAACCGTTCAGCGCCGGACGACCAAACTCGTTGTTAAACGCCGCGCCGCCCAGCGGGCCTTCGGTCATGATATCCAGGGCGGTTACAATGCGCTCTGG from Enterobacter sp. JBIWA008 carries:
- the purL gene encoding phosphoribosylformylglycinamidine synthase, which produces MMEILRGSPALSAFRITKLLARFQAADLPVSNIYAEYVHFADLNAPLNAEERVQLERLLKYGPSLSSHTPTGKLILATPRPGTISPWSSKATDIAHNCGLSQINRLERGVAYYVEASTLSEAQWQAVAAELHDRMMESVFASLDDAQKLFSHHQPAPVQSVDLLGQGRQALIDANLRLGLALAEDEIDYLQDAFVKLNRNPNDIELYMFAQANSEHCRHKIFNADWIIDGEQQPKSLFKMIKNTMEQTPDHVLSAYKDNAAVMEGSEVGRFFADREAGRYDFHQEPAHILMKVETHNHPTAISPWPGAATGSGGEIRDEGATGRGAKPKAGLVGFSVSNLRIPGFEQPWEEDFGKPERIVTALDIMTEGPLGGAAFNNEFGRPALNGYFRTYEEKVDSHNGEELRGYHKPIMLAGGIGNIRADHVQKGEIVVGAKLIVLGGPAMNIGLGGGAASSMASGQSDADLDFASVQRDNPEMERRCQEVIDRCWQLGDANPILFIHDVGAGGLSNAMPELVSDGGRGGRFNLRDILSDEPGMSPLEIWCNESQERYVLAVAADQLPLFDELCRRERAPYAVIGEATEEQHLSLSDTHFDNQPIDLPLDVLLGKTPKMTRDVTTRKAAGKALDRQGITVAEAVNRVLHLPAVAEKTFLVTIGDRTVTGMVSRDQMVGPWQIPVANCAVTTASLDSYYGEAMALGERTPVALLDFAASARLAVGEALTNIAATQIGDIKRIKLSANWMAAAGHPGEDAGLYEAVKAVGEELCPALGLTIPVGKDSMSMKTRWQEGSEQREMTSPLSLVITAFARVEDVRHTVTPQLVTEDNALMLIDLGKGHNALGATALAQVYRQLGDKPADVRDVTQLKGFYDAIQALVAQRKLLAYHDRSDGGLLVTLAEMAFTGHCGVEANIATLGEDRLAALFNEELGAVIQVRAADRDAVEAILAKHGLADCVHYLGKAVQGDRFVIEADGHAVFSESRTTLRMWWAETTWQMQRLRDNPECADQEHNAKANDQDPGLNVKLSFDINDDIAAPYIATGARPKVAVLREQGVNSHVEMAAAFHRAGFDAIDVHMSDLLAGRTGLEDFQALVACGGFSYGDVLGAGEGWAKSILFNSRVRDEFETFFHRPQTLAMGVCNGCQMMSNLRELIPGSEAWPRFVRNQSDRFEARFSLVEVTQSPSLLLQGMVGSQMPIAVSHGEGQVEVRDAAHLAQLESKGLVALRFVDNFGKVTETYPANPNGSANGITAVTSESGRATIMMPHPERVFRTVSNSWHPENWGEDSPWMRIFRNARKQLG